A section of the Citrus sinensis cultivar Valencia sweet orange chromosome 8, DVS_A1.0, whole genome shotgun sequence genome encodes:
- the LOC127899210 gene encoding squalene monooxygenase SE1-like, whose translation MVALGAVIATLLGFALFYGLKGKKKSIDSSMKSSENRTCKSDSGKSTDIIIVGAGVAGSALAYTLGKDGRRVHVIERDLRQPDRIVGELLQPGGYLKLVELGLEDCVSDIDAQNVYGYALYKGGKSTKLSYPLGSFNSNVAGRSFHHGRFVQRMREKAASLPNVRMEQGTVTSLLERNGTIKGVEYKTKTGEKHTAYAPLTVVCDGCCSNLRRNLCNPKVEIPSCFVGLALENCKLPFANHGHVVLAEPSPILFYPISSTEIRCLVDIPGQKVPSVSNGEMAQYLKTVIAPQIPHELQTAFISATEKGNMRTMPNRSMPAAPYPTPGALLMGDAFNMRHPLTGGGMTVALSDVILLRDLLRPLRSLDNAYSLCKNFESFYTLRKPVASTINTLAGALYKVFSASSDPAREEMRQACFDYLRLGGVFSSGPISILSGLNPRPLGLVLHFFAVAVYGVGRLLIPFPSPKRLWIGARLISDASGIIFPIIKAEGITQMFFPVAVPAYYRAPPVK comes from the exons ATGGTTGCATTGGGAGCAGTAATTGCTACTCTGTTAGGATTTGCCTTGTTCTACGgtttaaaaggaaagaagaagagcaTAGATTCTTCAATGAAGAGCTCAGAAAACAGAACATGCAAATCAGATTCAGGCAAAAGCACGGATATAATCATTGTTGGTGCTGGCGTTGCAGGCTCAGCTCTTGCTTACACTCTTGGCAAG gatGGACGCCGCGTTCATGTGATTGAAAGAGACTTACGCCAGCCTGACAGAATTGTTGGAGAGCTGCTGCAACCTGGTGGATATCTAAAGCTAGTAGAGTTGGGTCTAGAAG ATTGCGTCAGTGACATTGATGCTCAGAATGTGTACGGATATGCTCTTTACAAAGGTGGGAAAAGTACTAAACTTTCATATCCATTGGgaagttttaattcaaatgtgGCTGGGAGAAGCTTTCACCATGGGCGATTTGTACAAAGAATGAGAGAAAAGGCTGCTTCTCTTCCCAA TGTAAGGATGGAACAAGGAACAGTGACATCTCTTCTTGAACGCAATGGAACCATCAAAGGAGTTGAATACAAAACCAAGACTGGTGAAAAGCATACGGCCTATGCTCCCCTCACTGTAGTATGCGATGGTTGCTGTTCAAATTTGCGCCGCAATCTCTGCAATCCTAAG GTTGAGATCCCCTCTTGTTTCGTGGGCTTGGCCTTGGAGAATTGTAAGCTTCCATTTGCAAATCATGGGCACGTTGTTCTGGCAGAACCTTCACCTATCTTGTTTTATCCTATCAGTAGCACCGAGATTCGCTGTTTGGTTGATATTCCTGGCCAAAAAGTACCTTCCGTTTCCAACGGTGAAATGGCTCAATATTTGAAAACTGTTATCGCTCCCCAG ATTCCCCATGAGCTGCAAACTGCTTTTATATCAGCAACTGAAAAAGGAAACATGAGAACAATGCCAAATAGAAGCATGCCAGCAGCTCCATATCCAACTCCAGGTGCGCTTCTGATGGGAGATGCATTTAACATGAGGCATCCTTTAACCGGAGGTGGAATGACAGTAGCCTTATCTGATGTCATTCTACTCAGAGATCTCCTCAGACCCCTGCGTTCTTTAGACAATGCATATTCCCTttgcaaaaattttgaatcctTTTACACACTGCGCAAG CCCGTGGCATCTACAATAAACACATTAGCAGGCGCATTATACAAAGTTTTCTCCGCATCTTCAGATCCTGCAAGGGAGGAAATGCGGCAAGCATGCTTTGATTACTTGAGGCTTGGAGGTGTTTTCTCAAGTGGACCAATATCAATACTCTCGGGGCTAAACCCCCGGCCATTGGGCTTGGTTCTGCATTTTTTTGCAGTGGCAGTTTATGGCGTTGGACGCTTATTGATTCCATTTCCATCTCCCAAACGTTTGTGGATTGGGGCTAGATTGATTTCT GATGCTTCTGGAATTATTTTCCCCATAATAAAAGCTGAAGGAATTACACAAATGTTCTTCCCTGTTGCTGTGCCTGCATACTACAGAGCTCCTCCTGTTAAGTGA
- the LOC102625094 gene encoding beta-glucosidase 11-like: MLRPFFLLIFLLNLAASALTAVEYTKNDFPPGFIFGSGTSAYQVEGAVNEDGRTPSIWDNFAHAGNVLGNGDIACDKYHKYKEDVKLMADTGLDAYRLSISWSRLIPNGRGPVNPKGLQYYNNLINELIRYGIQPHVTLHHFDLPQALEDEYGGWINRMIVKDFTAYADVCFREFGDRVSYWTTVNEPNGFAMVGYDFGIAPPKRCSSSFNNCSRGNSSTEPYMAVHHLLLAHASVARLYKKNYQDKQHGYIGLSIFSFGVFPLTNSEEDAIATQRYFDFLIGWVANPLVYGDYPKTMKQNAGSRLPAFTDRESQQIKGSADFIGVINYCMIYIKDNPSSLKQEHRDWSADTATMAFFEQDTAASSNEPSSLQIVLEYFKRVYGNPPIYVHENGLATPHHSSLEDISRVKYLHAYIGSVLDAVRNGSNTRGYFVWSFLDVFELLDGYASSYGLYYVDRDDPDLKRYPKLSAHWYSQFLKRRSVRSDEVFTL, translated from the exons ATGTTGAGGCCCTTTTTCTTGCTAATATTTCTGCTTAATTTGGCAGCATCAGCACTCACTGCTGTTGAGTATACCAAAAATGACTTCCCACCTGGCTTCATTTTTGGTTCTGGCACTTCGGCTTATCAG GTAGAAGGGGCAGTAAATGAAGATGGAAGGACGCCCAGCATTTGGGATAATTTTGCACATGCCG GGAATGTGCTTGGCAATGGAGACATAGCATGTGATAAGTATCATAAGTACAAG GAAGATGTGAAGCTCATGGCAGACACAGGCCTAGATGCCTATAGACTTTCCATCTCATGGTCAAGACTAATTCCAA ATGGAAGAGGACCTGTCAATCCAAAAGGTTTACAGTACTACAACAACCTCATAAATGAGCTAATCCGCTATG GAATCCAACCGCATGTCACATTACACCATTTTGATCTTCCTCAGGCACTGGAAGATGAGTATGGCGGATGGATCAATCGAATGATTGT GAAAGACTTCACAGCTTATGCAGATGTATGCTTCAGAGAGTTCGGCGATAGGGTTTCATATTGGACCACTGTGAATGAGCCAAATGGATTTGCAATGGTAGGTTATGACTTCGGAATTGCACCACCTAAACGATGTTCTTCTTCATTCAACAACTGCTCTAGAGGCAATTCTTCCACTGAGCCATACATGGCAGTTCATCATCTCTTATTGGCACATGCATCTGTTGCAAGATTGtataaaaagaattaccag GACAAGCAACATGGCTATATAGGTCTAAGCATCTTTTCATTTGGGGTTTTTCCTCTTACAAACTCAGAGGAGGATGCAATTGCAACTCAAAGATACTTTGATTTCCTGATTGGTTG GGTTGCAAATCCGTTAGTGTACGGAGACTATCCCAAaacaatgaaacaaaatgCAGGCTCAAGACTTCCAGCTTTCACTGATCGTGAATCCCAACAGATTAAAGGTTCTGCTGACTTTATTGGAGTGATAAACTATTGCATGATTTACATCAAGGACAATCCCAGCAGTCTGAAACAGGAACACAGAGACTGGAGTGCAGACACAGCGACAATGGCTTTTT TTGAACAAGATACTGCTGCATCATCAAATGAG CCCTCAAGCCTGCAAATAGTGCTGGAGTATTTTAAGCGAGTCTATGGCAATCCTCCTATTTATGTTCATGAAAATg GTCTGGCCACCCCACACCATTCATCGTTGGAAGATATATCCAGGGTTAAATATTTGCACGCATACATTGGAAGTGTGCTTGATGCTGTGAG AAATGGATCAAATACAAGAGGGTACTTTGTATGGTCCTTCTTGGACGTGTTCGAGTTGTTGGATGGCTATGCATCAAGCTACGGCCTGTACTATGTTGACCGAGATGATCCGGATTTGAAGAGATATCCTAAGCTCTCTGCACATTGGTATTCACAGTTCCTGAAGAGAAGAAGCGTGAGATCAGATGAAGTCTTTACACTCTGA
- the LOC107178058 gene encoding pathogenesis-related protein 1B-like: protein MSPINSLAIFHLVVLAARIHLSSANNATQQRYVHLHNEARRNVGIGIGMTWDKTLEDHAHSYAQKLKVDCIIEHSVSHYGENLAWADYDFTVDHILKMWVDEKQFYDHNSNSCAPNQMGGHFTQVVWRKSVRLGCAKERCNNNHQFIAICNYDPPGNAAGERPF from the coding sequence ATGTCACCCATTAATTCACTAGCAATTTTCCATCTCGTAGTCCTAGCTGCAAGAATCCATCTCTCCTCAGCCAACAATGCAACTCAGCAACGGTACGTCCACCTTCATAATGAAGCTCGTCGTAATGTTGGCATTGGCATAGGCATGACATGGGACAAGACGTTGGAGGATCATGCACATAGCTATGCACAAAAACTTAAAGTTGACTGCATAATTGAACATTCAGTTAGCCATTACGGCGAGAACCTTGCATGGGCTGACTACGACTTTACCGTCGATCACATCCTGAAGATGTGGGTGGATGAGAAACAATTTTACGACCACAACTCTAATAGTTGTGCTCCTAATCAGATGGGCGGACACTTTACTCAAGTTGTGTGGCGCAAATCTGTGCGTTTGGGTTGTGCTAAAGAGCGGTGTAACaataatcatcaattcatTGCCATCTGCAACTATGATCCTCCAGGCAACGCTGCTGGTGAACGACCTTTCTAA
- the LOC102630578 gene encoding uncharacterized protein LOC102630578: MGGTSKDLLHLEHKDSSASAIESALLVCSKKDTNAELKKPNPGKMPSYGPVPRSQVLGKVKGFLGVISEANKRLQLDAKDNAQDYDMEALTGNESEVIEMDLMLGIADLHTPEAVSAAESAIAGNQPAIPLPASSSETETEDSSDDSDDDVEDNKTLDPMNLKRSETNKDDSLSESAGNKKSKKRPKIVELS, encoded by the exons atgGGGGGTACAAGTAAAGATCTTTTGCACTTAGAGCACAAGGATTCTTCGGCTTCAGCTATAG AATCTGCACTTCTTGTTTGTAGCAAGAAAGACACGAACGCTGAGTTAAAGAAACCAAACCCCGGTAAAATGCCCAGCTACGGACCAGTTCCTAGAAGCCAAG TTTTGGGAAAAGTTAAAGGTTTTTTGGGAGTCATATCAGAGGCTAATAAAAGGCTCCAACTTGATGCAAAG GATAATGCTCAAGATTATGATATGGAAGCGCTTACCGGAAACGAATCTGAAGTTATTGAAATG GATTTAATGCTGGGGATAGCTGATCTGCATACTCCTGAGGCGGTCAGTGCTGCTGAATCTGCAATCGCTGGTAATCAGCCAGCGATTCCTTTGCCTGCAAGCAGTAGTGAAACAGAAACTGAAGATAGTAGTGATGACAGTGATGATGACGTCGAGGATAATAAAACATTGGATCCCATGAATCTGAAAAGATCCGAGACAAACAAGGATGATTCATTGAGTGAATCTGCAGGAAACAAGAAATCTAAAAAGCGGCCAAAAATTGTTGAGCTCTCATGA
- the LOC102630276 gene encoding pathogenesis-related protein 1-like: protein MSNISLAILCLVALVTTQLSSAQNSQQDYLRAHNEARASVRVGPMRWDNKVAAYAKNYANQRKGDCRLVHSGGPYGENLAWSSGDLTGTAAVKLWVDERPKYNYNSNTCVGGECRHYTQVVWRNSVRLGCARVKCNNNRGTFVICSYDPPGNVAGKRPY from the coding sequence ATGTCTAACATTTCACTAGCAATTTTATGTCTTGTGGCCCTAGTTACAACCCAATTGTCCTCTGCCCAAAATTCACAACAAGACTATCTCAGAGCTCACAATGAAGCTCGTGCTAGCGTCCGCGTTGGACCGATGAGATGGGACAACAAGGTAGCGGCTTACGCTAAAAACTATGCCAATCAACGTAAAGGTGACTGCAGATTGGTGCACTCCGGTGGACCATACGGCGAGAACTTAGCATGGAGCAGCGGTGACCTCACTGGTACGGCGGCCGTGAAGCTCTGGGTGGATGAGAGACCAAAGTACAATTACAACTCAAATACTTGTGTTGGTGGGGAGTGTAGACACTATACTCAAGTTGTGTGGCGCAATTCTGTGCGTTTAGGTTGTGCTAGAGTGAAGTGCAACAACAATCGTGGCACGTTCGTCATTTGCAGCTATGATCCTCCAGGCAATGTTGCTGGTAAACGGCCTTActaa